GCGGTGGCAGTGCTGAGCCCTTTCGCGCTGGCCCGCCGTCGCGCCGAGTTCCGCAGGCTGACCACCGGCGTGGGCCGGCGGGAGGGACTGTTCTGCATCCTGTCCGGGGTCGCGCTGGCCGGTCACTTCGCGACGTGGGTGCCGAGCGCCCAGCTCACCTCGGTCGCCACGTCCACCGCCCTGGTCGCCACCCAGCCGGTCTGGCAGGGGCTGATCGCGCGCGCCCAGGGGCGTGGGCTGCCCCGGATCGTGTGGATCGGCATCGCGGTGGCGGTCGGCGGCGCCGCGATCGCCACCGGGGTGGACGTGGGGGTCTCCGGCAGGGCCGTCCTCGGCGACGTGCTGGCGTTGACCGGCGGCATGTTCGCCGCCGTCTACACCGCCTTCGGTGAGCGGGCGCGGACCAGCATCAGCACCACCACCTACACCACCATCTGTTACGGGATCTGTGCACTGCTCCTGCTGGTCATGTGCCTGATCGGCGGCGTACGGCTGACCGGGTTCGACGGGCGGACCTGGCTGGCCATCCTTGCCCTCGTGGTCGGTGCCCAACTGCTCGGGCACTCGATGTTCAACTACGCGCTGAAGAAGATCCCGGCGACCACGGTGAGCGTGCTGATCCTGCTGGAGGCGCCCGGCGCGGCCCTGCTCGGTTGGGCCTGGCTGGGTCAGGTTCCCCGCCCGTACGCGTTGCTCGGGATGGCGCTGCTGCTGGCCGGGGTGGCGGTGGTGGTGCTCGGCGGCGCCCGGGCCGCTCGCCGGCCGGCACCCACCGCGCTGCCGGCCGACCCGACCCCGCTGAACGACTGACGGCCTTCACAGGTACGCGGCGAAGTGGTTCGCGACCAGATCGGTCAGCTGATCACCGTCGAGGCTGCCGTCCACCTGGACCACCCGGACGCCCAGCCGCGCGGCCTGCGCCACTGCGTCCGCCGCCACCAGTTCGTCCCTTGCCCACCTGTTGCGGAGGGCCCGCTCGGGGTCACTGACCCCCGCTGCGGCGATGCTGGCACGCGGCAGCCGGGCGATCTGCTGGGCGCGGAACTCGGCAGTGGGCACCAGCACCACCAGTTGCCGTACCGATCCGACGACCGGTGCCACCAACTCCGGTCGCAGCCCCCAGCCTTCGGCCACCACCCGGCGGCCGGGCACCAGCGCGCTGAGGTCGTCGAGCACCCACGCGAAGCGGCGGGGAAAACCTGCCAGTGTCTCGGCAGCCATTCGGGCTGGCTCGGTGCGTACCCAGGTCGTCTCCGGATCGGGACCGGCCGGCGGTTCGCCGTGCCGGACCCGGTCTGCGATGCGCCGGTCGTCGTGCCCTCGGGCGTCGTGCCGGTCGTAGAGGTATGCCGTCAGACCGAACCGCATGGCCAGGTTGACGGCGACTGTCGACTTGCCGGCCCATTGCCCGCCGCCGATCCAGAGGGCCCGGCGCGCGGTGGCGGTCGCATCGAATTCCATGCCTCGATGTTGGTTGCCGACCACTCCAAGATCAAGTCTTGTTCTCGCCCGCCACCCTGTGATGAAGTGAGGGAAGACGCAGGTCCCTCCGGTCAGACCTCGTGGACCTCGATGACCCGGGTCGTCGGTGCGGCTTCGCCGAGCGCGGCGCGCAGCGCGGCCCGTTCCGGATCGACGAGGAACGACTCGTAGCCGGCGCGGGCGTCGAACCGGATCACGTGCACCTCGGTCTGCCCGTCGGTGCCACGCAGCCGCCGTTCCAGCTGGCCGCCGTGCCGCCCGAGAAAGGCCAGCACGGCGTCCTCGTAGCGTTGCCCGGCGGCCTCGGCCCCGGATGCGTACTCGACCAGCGCGACGAGAGTGAGCATGGCGGCCACGCTACCCAGCGATGCCGACGGCCTTCGCGCTCGCCTCCCAGAGTCGGGCGGCGAGCCGCGGGTCGCTGGCCTTGCGGTACGGCCGACGCGGGCGACGGTCGGCGTAGAAGCCGCCGTTGGTCAGCCGGGACCGGTCCTGGTTGGCCAGCCACACCAGGGTCTCGGCGCCCTTCTCCGGGCTGCGGAACGGCATGAACCGCATGCCGAACGCGACCAGCCTGCTGTCGTTGCCGAACCGGGTGCGCACCACCCCGGGGTGGAAGCAGTACGCGGACATCTCCGGCCAGCGTCGGGCCGCCTCGGCGGTGAACAGGATGTTCGCCTGCTTGCTGGTTCCGTACGCGCCGATCGGCCGGTAGCCGCGCAGCGGCGCGTTCAGGTCGTCCGGGTCGAGCGCGCCGAAGCGGTGCGCACCGGAGGCGGTCACCACGATTCGGCCCACCCGGTCGGCGAGCAGGTTGGTCAGCAGGAACGGGGCCAGGTGGTTGGCCTGGATCGACATCTCGAAGCCGTCGACGGTGGTGAGTGGTTGCAGCGCGATGGCACCGGCGTTGTTGGCGAGCACGTCGATCCGGTCGTAGGCGGCCCGTAGCTGCTCGGCGAGCCGTCGCACGTCGTCCAGGACCGCGAAGTCGGCTCGGAACAACTCCGGACGCTCGCCCGAGTTCTCCCGTACCCGCTCCGCTGCGGCCTGGAGGCGCGCCGGGTCCCGCCCGACCAGCACAACCTGGTCACCGCGGCAGGCCAGCTGCACGGCGGCGGCCAACCCGATGCCGGAGCTTGCCCCGGTCACCACCACCAGCCGACGCCCAGTGAGATCTTCCACAGGTCCATTCACCCCGGTCATGGCGCGAGGTTACCGTGGCGTCACAACGCCCTTTGGGATCGTTAAGTTCTCAACTCTGTCGTCAGGTGGCGTCGGCATGCCCGCCGGACGCTGGAAGGAGCGCATCCATGGCCGCAGTCGGTCGCCCCCGCAGGTCCTGCCTCGCCGTGCCGGGTTCCAGCGTCAAGATGCTCGGCAAGGCCCAGGGCCTTCCGGCCGACCAGGTCTTCCTCGACCTGGAGGACGCCGTCGCCCCGCTGGCCAAGCCGGACGCGCGCAAGAACATCGTGGCCGCGCTCAACGAGGGGGACTGGGCCGGGAAGACCCGCGTGGTCCGCGTCAACGACCTGACCACCCCGTGGACCTACCGGGACGTCATCGACGTCGTCGAGGGTGCCGGCGCGAACCTGGACTGCATCATGCTGCCGAAGGTGCAGACGGCCGCCCAGGTGCAGTGGCTGGACCTGACGCTCACCCAGATCGAGAAGACGCTCGGCCTGGAGGTCGGCCGGATCGGCATCGAGGCGCAGATCGAGAACGCCGCCGGGCTGGTCAACGTGGACGCGATCGCCGCCGCCTCGCCGCGCGTGGAGACCATCATCTTCGGCCCGGCCGACTTCATGGCGTCGATCAACATGAAGTCCCTGGTGGTCGGCGCGCTGATCCCGGACTACCCGGGCGACCCGTACCACTACATCCTCATGCGGATCCTGATGGCCGCCCGGATGCACGACAAGCAGGCCATCGACGGCCCCTTCCTGCAAATCCGGGACGTCGACGGGTTCCGCGAGGTGGCCAAGCGCTCGGCGGCGCTGGGCTTCGACGGCAAGTGGGTGCTGCACCCGGGTCAGATCGACGCCGCCAACGAGGTCTACCAGCCGGCGCAGGCCGACTACGACCACGCCGAGCTGATCCTCGACGCGTACGAGCACTACACCTCGGAGGCCGGCGGCAAGCTGGGCGCCGTGATGCTCGGCGACGAGATGATCGATGAGGCGTCCCGCAAGATGGCGCTCGTGGTCGCCGCGAAGGGCCGGGCCGCCGGAATGAGCCGTACCTCGTCGTTCACCCCACCGGCCGAATGAACCGCCGAGCCGCCCCCGGGTCGCACCCGGGGGCGGCTCGCCGAACTCAGTAGTTGCCGCTCTCGTAGCTGGACGTGTCCTGGTTCGCGGCCCAGACGATGAAAATCACGATGACGATGGTGGCCAGCACCGCCAGCGCGGTGGCGACCCAGCCGACGATGATGCCGGCGGTGGCGAAGCCCTCGCCGCCCTCACCACGCTCCTTGATCTGCTTACGGGACACGTGGCCGAGGATCGCGCCGATCGCGCCGATGTAGCCACCGAGGCCGTACGCGCAGAGGCCGAGGGCGCCGATGATCGAGACGACCATCGCGGCGATGGCCAGGCCGTTCTGCTTCGGTGCGGGCGGGTACCCGTAACCCGGGTAGCCAGGCGGCGGGTAACCGGGCGTGGCCGCGTACGGGCCGGGCTGGGTCGGTATCTGCGGCGCGCCGCCCGCGTACGGACTGGTCGGCGCGTACGGGTCGGTCGGCGCGTATGGGTTGACTTCGATCGGCTGGGTGGGTGCCGGTTGACTGCTCACCGGGAGGGTGGGGTCACCGGACTGCTGTCCCGACCACGCCGGGTCGTGCCAGCCGCCAGAGGGCGGGGGGTTGGTCATGCGATCTCTCCGTCAGGTCGGGTGCGCCGTCAGGGTAGCCAGGGGTGACCAAAACCGTTGACCCCGCTCCCGGGTGCCGCGTTGCTTCGAGCCGGTCGTAACGGGCAGGATCTCGACATGGCATTCGACGCGCGCGCCGCGGACCGCTCCGGCAGCCGACCCAGACGGGACGTCAGCCGCCCGGGCGGGGCCCGACGTGCCCGCGCGGCCGCGCCGGCAGGCGGCCCCGGCCCCGACGAGCCGGTCGCGCTGGCCGACCCGGTGACCATGCGGCTCGATGGGCGGGTCGCCCTGGTGACCGGCGCGGGCAGCCCGGACGGCATCGGGTACGCGACCGCGCGCCGACTCGCCGACCTGGGTGCCCGGGTGGCCATCGTCTCCACCACCCGGCGCATCCACGAACGCGCTGGCGAGCTGGGGGTGACCGGCTTCGTCGCGGACCTGACCGACGAGTCGGAGGTCGGCGCGCTGGCCGACGCGGTCGCCGAGCAGTTGGGCGACGTCGAGGTGCTGGTCAACAATGCCGGCCTGGCCAGCCGGGCCAGCCAGGGAGTGCTGCGGCCGGTCGCGCAGCTGACCTACGACGAGTGGCGCGGCGAGATCGACCGCAACCTGTCCACGGCGTTCCTGTGCAGTCGGGCGTTCATCGGGGGGATGGCCGAGCGGGGCTGGGGTCGGATCGTCAACCTGTCGGCCACCGCCGGCCCCGTCAACGCGCTGCCCACCGAGGCCGCGTACGCCGCGGCGAAGGCCGGCGTCGTCGGGCTGACCCGGGCGTTGGCGATGGAGATGATCGCCGACGGCGTGACCGTTAACGCGGTCGCACCGGGCACCATCTACACCGCCGCGTCCACGA
This portion of the Micromonospora zamorensis genome encodes:
- a CDS encoding DMT family transporter, with product MSPPSPRPSLDPLTTGAVGLAVVAVSSSAPLIAYAAAPALAIAFWRNLLAVAVLSPFALARRRAEFRRLTTGVGRREGLFCILSGVALAGHFATWVPSAQLTSVATSTALVATQPVWQGLIARAQGRGLPRIVWIGIAVAVGGAAIATGVDVGVSGRAVLGDVLALTGGMFAAVYTAFGERARTSISTTTYTTICYGICALLLLVMCLIGGVRLTGFDGRTWLAILALVVGAQLLGHSMFNYALKKIPATTVSVLILLEAPGAALLGWAWLGQVPRPYALLGMALLLAGVAVVVLGGARAARRPAPTALPADPTPLND
- a CDS encoding SDR family NAD(P)-dependent oxidoreductase — its product is MEDLTGRRLVVVTGASSGIGLAAAVQLACRGDQVVLVGRDPARLQAAAERVRENSGERPELFRADFAVLDDVRRLAEQLRAAYDRIDVLANNAGAIALQPLTTVDGFEMSIQANHLAPFLLTNLLADRVGRIVVTASGAHRFGALDPDDLNAPLRGYRPIGAYGTSKQANILFTAEAARRWPEMSAYCFHPGVVRTRFGNDSRLVAFGMRFMPFRSPEKGAETLVWLANQDRSRLTNGGFYADRRPRRPYRKASDPRLAARLWEASAKAVGIAG
- a CDS encoding HpcH/HpaI aldolase/citrate lyase family protein — protein: MAAVGRPRRSCLAVPGSSVKMLGKAQGLPADQVFLDLEDAVAPLAKPDARKNIVAALNEGDWAGKTRVVRVNDLTTPWTYRDVIDVVEGAGANLDCIMLPKVQTAAQVQWLDLTLTQIEKTLGLEVGRIGIEAQIENAAGLVNVDAIAAASPRVETIIFGPADFMASINMKSLVVGALIPDYPGDPYHYILMRILMAARMHDKQAIDGPFLQIRDVDGFREVAKRSAALGFDGKWVLHPGQIDAANEVYQPAQADYDHAELILDAYEHYTSEAGGKLGAVMLGDEMIDEASRKMALVVAAKGRAAGMSRTSSFTPPAE
- a CDS encoding DUF4190 domain-containing protein, whose product is MTNPPPSGGWHDPAWSGQQSGDPTLPVSSQPAPTQPIEVNPYAPTDPYAPTSPYAGGAPQIPTQPGPYAATPGYPPPGYPGYGYPPAPKQNGLAIAAMVVSIIGALGLCAYGLGGYIGAIGAILGHVSRKQIKERGEGGEGFATAGIIVGWVATALAVLATIVIVIFIVWAANQDTSSYESGNY
- a CDS encoding SDR family NAD(P)-dependent oxidoreductase — protein: MAFDARAADRSGSRPRRDVSRPGGARRARAAAPAGGPGPDEPVALADPVTMRLDGRVALVTGAGSPDGIGYATARRLADLGARVAIVSTTRRIHERAGELGVTGFVADLTDESEVGALADAVAEQLGDVEVLVNNAGLASRASQGVLRPVAQLTYDEWRGEIDRNLSTAFLCSRAFIGGMAERGWGRIVNLSATAGPVNALPTEAAYAAAKAGVVGLTRALAMEMIADGVTVNAVAPGTIYTAASTMAEIKQGLGTPVGRPGTPDEVAAAISFLCSPAASYITGQMLVVDGGNSVREARFR